One region of Etheostoma cragini isolate CJK2018 chromosome 16, CSU_Ecrag_1.0, whole genome shotgun sequence genomic DNA includes:
- the sec31a gene encoding protein transport protein Sec31A isoform X4 — MKLKEINRTAIQSWSPAQHHPIYLATGTSAQQLDASFSTNASLEFFELDLTEPSLDMKSCGSLSSSHRYHKLVWAPYGMDDQSHPSGVLIAGGENGNVILYDSAKIMAGETDVIIAESDKHTGPVRALDVNPFQTNLVASGGNESEIYIWDMNNFGSPMTPGPKTQPVEDVSCVSWNRQVQHILASACPSGRASVWDLRKNDLIIKVSDHSNRMHCSGLAWNPEVATQLVLSSEDDRMPVIQMWDLRFATSPFKILENHTRGVLAIAWSLADPELLLSCGKDNRILCWNPNTAEVLYELPTSNQWCFDIQWCPRNPAVLSAASFDGHINIYSIMGGTNQAQSQRHADQISNSFGNMDPFGTGQTLPPLQLPQTPAPPATVNPLKKPPKWIRRPVGASFAFGGKLVSLENPKPNPQQPQQPASHVVHVSQVITETAFLKRSDQLQATLSAGSFVGFCQGKIDAAGNEFEKTLWSFLKANFESDIRSKYLELLGYNKEELALKISAALEEKPAVPPQVEVPAPVCLQPLPDISLMPPTDTPEAAFDMIAAAVVPPVDNPEAAFDMIAATNLQPAMATMEIDSILEPKEPAADPEDAPTSDPEENVDQVLPEEEAVEEEIPLEDEEEEMAAPVEEERSPPETSAPAPSPAQAPCQTPAPAPPDGVSLSISQDVDGLITQALLTGDFEGAVELCLHDNRMADSIILAIAGGVELLQKTQKKYFTKTHSKITKLISAVVMKDWHDILKTCDLQNWKEALAAVMTYAQPEEFSALCDLLGGRLEAAEDAQLRAQACLCYICAGNVEKLVSCWTRAQDGHCPLSLQDLVEKVVVLRRAVEQTQRSGPTAIGILLAEKMSQYANLLASQGSLSTAITYLPDNTNQVSVQQLRDRLSRALGQQAAPASAAPVPIQRAQPQPPAPTQTQHASARPQHTFTPIQPAMVPQPTAAAPVPMPKPAASAPAQPQYYQPVEPPGPVYGMQPSCTAAPPPPSSTPGYMYSQQYQRPQNGWNDPPALNRPSKKKPAPMNYAPPAPIMAPLGADPQAQQGLSGPPQAMGPHGAQVPYSGMQQQLSPPTMNPTMPKTSMEGAPGAPTGDVIQTLQSIPAEKIMKKPIPDEHLVLKTTFEGLIQKCLAVATDPQTKRKLDDANKRLEALYDKLREQTLSPAIVGGLHNMARSVEARSYTEGLSIHTHIVSNSNFSETSAFMPVLKVVLTQANKLGV, encoded by the exons ATGAAACTTAAAGAGATCAACCGCACAGCCATCCAGAGCTGGAGCCCTGCACAGCACCACCCCATCTACCTAGCAACAG GAACATCAGCCCAGCAGCTGGATGCCTCCTTCAGCACCAATGCCTCCTTGGAATTTTTCGAGCTGGACTTGACTGAGCCATCTCTGGACATGAAGTCGTGTGGCagcctctcctcctctcacag ATACCACAAACTGGTGTGGGCTCCCTATGGAATGGACGACCAAAGTCACCCCTCTGGGGTCCTCATTGCAGGCGGCGAGAACGGCAACGTCATCCTGTACGACTCTGCAAAAATCATGGCTGGAGAGACCGACGTGATCATTGCTGAGAGTGACAAGCACACAGGGCCAGTGAGAGCTCTCGACGTCAACCCCTTCCAG ACAAACCTGGTTGCATCAGGTGGGAACGAGTCTGAAATCTACATCTGGGACATGAACAACTTTGGCTCTCCAATGACACCAGGCCCTAAAACTCAG cCTGTTGAAGACGTCAGCTGTGTGTCGTGGAACAGACAGGTCCAACACATCCTGGCCTCTGCCTGTCCGAGTGGCCGAGCCTCAGTGTGGGACCTCCGCAAGAATGACCTCATCATTAAAGTCAGCGACCACAGCAACAGA ATGCATTGCTCCGGTCTGGCTTGGAACCCAGAGGTGGCCACTCAGCTGGTCTTGTCGTCGGAGGACGATCGGATGCCAGTCATCCAGATGTGGGACTTACGTTTTGCTACTTCTCCTTTCAAGATTCTAGAGAACCACACACG GGGCGTCCTGGCCATTGCCTGGAGCTTGGCTGATCCGGAGCTGCTCCTGAGCTGCGGGAAGGACAACAGGATTCTGTGCTGGAATCCAAACACAGCAGAG GTGCTGTATGAGTTGCCCACCAGCAATCAGTGGTGCTTTGACATCCAGTGGTGTCCCAGGAACCCCGCGGTGCTGTCGGCTGCAAGCTTCGACGGACACATTAACATCTACTCCATTATGGGAGGCACCAACCAGGCGCAGAGCCAGAGACACGCTGACCAG ATTAGCAACTCGTTTGGGAACATGGATCCTTTTGGGACAGGACAAACTTTGCCCCCGCTGCAGCTGCCCCAGACTCCTGCCCCGCCAGCTACAGTCAACCCCCTGAAGAAGCCACCCAAGTGGATCCGCAGACCTGTAGGAGCCTCGTTTGCT TTTGGTGGGAAGCTGGTGTCTTTGGAGAACCCAAAGCCGAACCCACAGCAGCCTCAGCAGCCCGCTTCACATGTCGTGCACGTCAGCCAGGTCATCACAGAAACAGCCTTTCTGAAGCGCTCCGATCAGCTGCAGGCCACTCTGAGTGCAGGCAGCTTTGTGGGTTTCTGCCAGGGAAAGATCGATGCAGCTGGAAATGAGTTTGAAAAAACTCTTTGGTCTTTCCTCAAG gcCAATTTTGAAAGTGATATCCGAAGCAAGTACCTGGAACTTCTGGGGTACAACAAAGAGGAGCTAGCCTTAAAG ATATCCGCAGCACTAGAAGAAAAGCCTGCTGTCCCTCCGCAG GTGGAGGTTCCTGCTCCAGTCTGCCTGCAGCCTTTACCCGACATCAGCCTCATGCCGCCTACTGACACACCCGAGGCAGCGTTCGACATGATCGCTGCAGCAGTGGTGCCGCCTGTGGACAATCCTGAGGCAGCGTTCGACATGATTGCAGCGACAAACCTTCAGCCTGCTATGGCCACGATGGAAATAGACTCCATTCTCGAGCCTAAAGAGCCAGCAGCAGATCCAGAGGACGCTCCTACCAGCGATCCGGAAGAAAATGTGGACCAGGTTCTTCCAGAGGAGGAAGCAGTGGAAGAGGAGATCCCCttggaggatgaggagg AGGAGATGGCAGCACCAGTGGAGGAGGAGCGGAGTCCTCCTGAGACCTCAGCTCCAGCTCCCTCCCCAGCTCAAGCTCCATGTCAAACTCCAGCCCCAGCCCCTCCAGATGGAGTCAGTCTCAGCATCAGTCAAG ATGTAGACGGGCTGATAACGCAGGCCCTGCTGACCGGAGACTTTGAGGGAGCTGTGGAGCTCTGTCTCCATGACAACCGGATGGCAGACAGCATCATCCTGGCCATCGCCGGGGGGGTCGAGCTCCTACAGAAAACCCAGAAgaagtattttacaaaaacgcACAGCAAGATAACAAAG CTGATCAGTGCAGTGGTGATGAAAGACTGGCATGACATCCTGAAGACATGTGACCTGCAGAACTGGAAGGAGGCGCTGGCCGCGGTTATGACCTACGCTCAGCCCGAGGAGTTCTCTGCCCTCTGTG ACCTTCTCGGGGGCAGACTTGAGGCAGCAGAGGACGCCCAACTCCGAGCCCAGGCCTGTCTGTGTTACATCTGTGCTGGAAACGTGGAGAAACTTGTGTCTTGCTGGACCAGAGCACAAGATGGCCACTGTCCACTCTCTCTCCAG GACCTGGTGGAGAAGGTGGTGGTGCTGCGGCGTGCAGTGGAGCAAACCCAGCGCTCTGGGCCCACTGCTATTGGCATCCTGCTGGCCGAGAAGATGAGCCAATATGCCAACCTGCTGGCCTCCCAGGGCAGCCTGTCCACCGCCATCACCTACCTGCCTGACAACACCAACCAG GTTTCCGTACAGCAGCTCCGTGACCGACTCAGTCGGGCTCTGGGGCAGCAAGCGGCGCCCGCTTCTGCAGCTCCGGTACCAATCCAAAGAGCTCAGCCTCAGCCACCTGCCCCGACTCAGACGCAGCACGCCTCAGCCCGGCCCCAGCATACGTTCACTCCGATCCAGCCCGCCATGGTGCCTCAGCCCACTGCAGCAGCTCCGGTGCCCATGCCGAAGCCGGCCGCCTCGGCCCCTGCACAGCCACAGTATTACCAGCCT gtgGAGCCTCCAGGCCCCGTGTATGGGATGCAACCGTCCTGCACAGCTGCTCCACCTCCACCCTCCTCCACTCCTGGGTACATGTACTCCCAACAGTACCAGC gGCCTCAGAATGGCTGGAATGATCCTCCAGCACTGAACAGACCATCAAAGAAGAAG CCGGCTCCAATGAACTACGCCCCTCCTGCTCCCATCATGGCTCCGCTGGGCGCTGACCCCCAGGCCCAGCAAGGGCTCTCTGGGCCCCCTCAGGCCATGGGCCCACATGGAGCCCAGGTCCCCTACTCAGgcatgcagcagcagctctccCCGCCAACCATGAACCCCACAATGCCCAAGACCAGCATGGAGGGGGCACCAGGAGCGCCCACCGGAGATGTTATACAG ACTCTGCAGTCCATCCCTGCTGAGAAGATCATGAAGAAGCCCATCCCCGATGAGCACCTGGTTCTGAAGACCACATTTGAGGGACTCATCCAGAAGTGCTTGGCTGTAGCTACCGACCCT CAAACCAAGAGAAAGCTTGATGATGCCAACAAACGTCTGGAAGCACTCTACGACAAACTTAGAGAGCAGACA CTCTCTCCCGCCATTGTTGGAGGACTTCATAACATGGCCAGGAGTGTCGAGGCGCGGTCCTACACAGAGGGCCTCAGCATCCACACCCACATAGTCAGTAACAGCAACTTCAGCGAGACGTCGGCGTTCATGCCCGTGCTCAAGGTGGTGCTGACGCAAGCCAACAAACTCGGCGTGTGA
- the sec31a gene encoding protein transport protein Sec31A isoform X3: MKLKEINRTAIQSWSPAQHHPIYLATGTSAQQLDASFSTNASLEFFELDLTEPSLDMKSCGSLSSSHRYHKLVWAPYGMDDQSHPSGVLIAGGENGNVILYDSAKIMAGETDVIIAESDKHTGPVRALDVNPFQTNLVASGGNESEIYIWDMNNFGSPMTPGPKTQPVEDVSCVSWNRQVQHILASACPSGRASVWDLRKNDLIIKVSDHSNRMHCSGLAWNPEVATQLVLSSEDDRMPVIQMWDLRFATSPFKILENHTRGVLAIAWSLADPELLLSCGKDNRILCWNPNTAEVLYELPTSNQWCFDIQWCPRNPAVLSAASFDGHINIYSIMGGTNQAQSQRHADQISNSFGNMDPFGTGQTLPPLQLPQTPAPPATVNPLKKPPKWIRRPVGASFAFGGKLVSLENPKPNPQQPQQPASHVVHVSQVITETAFLKRSDQLQATLSAGSFVGFCQGKIDAAGNEFEKTLWSFLKANFESDIRSKYLELLGYNKEELALKISAALEEKPAVPPQVEVPAPVCLQPLPDISLMPPTDTPEAAFDMIAAAVVPPVDNPEAAFDMIAATNLQPAMATMEIDSILEPKEPAADPEDAPTSDPEENVDQVLPEEEAVEEEIPLEDEEEEMAAPVEEERSPPETSAPAPSPAQAPCQTPAPAPPDGVSLSISQDVDGLITQALLTGDFEGAVELCLHDNRMADSIILAIAGGVELLQKTQKKYFTKTHSKITKLISAVVMKDWHDILKTCDLQNWKEALAAVMTYAQPEEFSALCDLLGGRLEAAEDAQLRAQACLCYICAGNVEKLVSCWTRAQDGHCPLSLQDLVEKVVVLRRAVEQTQRSGPTAIGILLAEKMSQYANLLASQGSLSTAITYLPDNTNQVSVQQLRDRLSRALGQQAAPASAAPVPIQRAQPQPPAPTQTQHASARPQHTFTPIQPAMVPQPTAAAPVPMPKPAASAPAQPQYYQPVRAASTVTSWSNQTPTALPNVPPPPLQVGRASEQQVEPPGPVYGMQPSCTAAPPPPSSTPGYMYSQQYQRPQNGWNDPPALNRPSKKKPAPMNYAPPAPIMAPLGADPQAQQGLSGPPQAMGPHGAQVPYSGMQQQLSPPTMNPTMPKTSMEGAPGAPTGDVIQTLQSIPAEKIMKKPIPDEHLVLKTTFEGLIQKCLAVATDPQTKRKLDDANKRLEALYDKLREQTLSPAIVGGLHNMARSVEARSYTEGLSIHTHIVSNSNFSETSAFMPVLKVVLTQANKLGV, from the exons ATGAAACTTAAAGAGATCAACCGCACAGCCATCCAGAGCTGGAGCCCTGCACAGCACCACCCCATCTACCTAGCAACAG GAACATCAGCCCAGCAGCTGGATGCCTCCTTCAGCACCAATGCCTCCTTGGAATTTTTCGAGCTGGACTTGACTGAGCCATCTCTGGACATGAAGTCGTGTGGCagcctctcctcctctcacag ATACCACAAACTGGTGTGGGCTCCCTATGGAATGGACGACCAAAGTCACCCCTCTGGGGTCCTCATTGCAGGCGGCGAGAACGGCAACGTCATCCTGTACGACTCTGCAAAAATCATGGCTGGAGAGACCGACGTGATCATTGCTGAGAGTGACAAGCACACAGGGCCAGTGAGAGCTCTCGACGTCAACCCCTTCCAG ACAAACCTGGTTGCATCAGGTGGGAACGAGTCTGAAATCTACATCTGGGACATGAACAACTTTGGCTCTCCAATGACACCAGGCCCTAAAACTCAG cCTGTTGAAGACGTCAGCTGTGTGTCGTGGAACAGACAGGTCCAACACATCCTGGCCTCTGCCTGTCCGAGTGGCCGAGCCTCAGTGTGGGACCTCCGCAAGAATGACCTCATCATTAAAGTCAGCGACCACAGCAACAGA ATGCATTGCTCCGGTCTGGCTTGGAACCCAGAGGTGGCCACTCAGCTGGTCTTGTCGTCGGAGGACGATCGGATGCCAGTCATCCAGATGTGGGACTTACGTTTTGCTACTTCTCCTTTCAAGATTCTAGAGAACCACACACG GGGCGTCCTGGCCATTGCCTGGAGCTTGGCTGATCCGGAGCTGCTCCTGAGCTGCGGGAAGGACAACAGGATTCTGTGCTGGAATCCAAACACAGCAGAG GTGCTGTATGAGTTGCCCACCAGCAATCAGTGGTGCTTTGACATCCAGTGGTGTCCCAGGAACCCCGCGGTGCTGTCGGCTGCAAGCTTCGACGGACACATTAACATCTACTCCATTATGGGAGGCACCAACCAGGCGCAGAGCCAGAGACACGCTGACCAG ATTAGCAACTCGTTTGGGAACATGGATCCTTTTGGGACAGGACAAACTTTGCCCCCGCTGCAGCTGCCCCAGACTCCTGCCCCGCCAGCTACAGTCAACCCCCTGAAGAAGCCACCCAAGTGGATCCGCAGACCTGTAGGAGCCTCGTTTGCT TTTGGTGGGAAGCTGGTGTCTTTGGAGAACCCAAAGCCGAACCCACAGCAGCCTCAGCAGCCCGCTTCACATGTCGTGCACGTCAGCCAGGTCATCACAGAAACAGCCTTTCTGAAGCGCTCCGATCAGCTGCAGGCCACTCTGAGTGCAGGCAGCTTTGTGGGTTTCTGCCAGGGAAAGATCGATGCAGCTGGAAATGAGTTTGAAAAAACTCTTTGGTCTTTCCTCAAG gcCAATTTTGAAAGTGATATCCGAAGCAAGTACCTGGAACTTCTGGGGTACAACAAAGAGGAGCTAGCCTTAAAG ATATCCGCAGCACTAGAAGAAAAGCCTGCTGTCCCTCCGCAG GTGGAGGTTCCTGCTCCAGTCTGCCTGCAGCCTTTACCCGACATCAGCCTCATGCCGCCTACTGACACACCCGAGGCAGCGTTCGACATGATCGCTGCAGCAGTGGTGCCGCCTGTGGACAATCCTGAGGCAGCGTTCGACATGATTGCAGCGACAAACCTTCAGCCTGCTATGGCCACGATGGAAATAGACTCCATTCTCGAGCCTAAAGAGCCAGCAGCAGATCCAGAGGACGCTCCTACCAGCGATCCGGAAGAAAATGTGGACCAGGTTCTTCCAGAGGAGGAAGCAGTGGAAGAGGAGATCCCCttggaggatgaggagg AGGAGATGGCAGCACCAGTGGAGGAGGAGCGGAGTCCTCCTGAGACCTCAGCTCCAGCTCCCTCCCCAGCTCAAGCTCCATGTCAAACTCCAGCCCCAGCCCCTCCAGATGGAGTCAGTCTCAGCATCAGTCAAG ATGTAGACGGGCTGATAACGCAGGCCCTGCTGACCGGAGACTTTGAGGGAGCTGTGGAGCTCTGTCTCCATGACAACCGGATGGCAGACAGCATCATCCTGGCCATCGCCGGGGGGGTCGAGCTCCTACAGAAAACCCAGAAgaagtattttacaaaaacgcACAGCAAGATAACAAAG CTGATCAGTGCAGTGGTGATGAAAGACTGGCATGACATCCTGAAGACATGTGACCTGCAGAACTGGAAGGAGGCGCTGGCCGCGGTTATGACCTACGCTCAGCCCGAGGAGTTCTCTGCCCTCTGTG ACCTTCTCGGGGGCAGACTTGAGGCAGCAGAGGACGCCCAACTCCGAGCCCAGGCCTGTCTGTGTTACATCTGTGCTGGAAACGTGGAGAAACTTGTGTCTTGCTGGACCAGAGCACAAGATGGCCACTGTCCACTCTCTCTCCAG GACCTGGTGGAGAAGGTGGTGGTGCTGCGGCGTGCAGTGGAGCAAACCCAGCGCTCTGGGCCCACTGCTATTGGCATCCTGCTGGCCGAGAAGATGAGCCAATATGCCAACCTGCTGGCCTCCCAGGGCAGCCTGTCCACCGCCATCACCTACCTGCCTGACAACACCAACCAG GTTTCCGTACAGCAGCTCCGTGACCGACTCAGTCGGGCTCTGGGGCAGCAAGCGGCGCCCGCTTCTGCAGCTCCGGTACCAATCCAAAGAGCTCAGCCTCAGCCACCTGCCCCGACTCAGACGCAGCACGCCTCAGCCCGGCCCCAGCATACGTTCACTCCGATCCAGCCCGCCATGGTGCCTCAGCCCACTGCAGCAGCTCCGGTGCCCATGCCGAAGCCGGCCGCCTCGGCCCCTGCACAGCCACAGTATTACCAGCCT GTGAGGGCTGCCTCCACTGTCACCTCCTGGAGTAACCAAACTCCCACAGCCCTCCCCAatgtccctcctcctcctcttcaagTAGGCAGAGCCTCAGAGCAGCAG gtgGAGCCTCCAGGCCCCGTGTATGGGATGCAACCGTCCTGCACAGCTGCTCCACCTCCACCCTCCTCCACTCCTGGGTACATGTACTCCCAACAGTACCAGC gGCCTCAGAATGGCTGGAATGATCCTCCAGCACTGAACAGACCATCAAAGAAGAAG CCGGCTCCAATGAACTACGCCCCTCCTGCTCCCATCATGGCTCCGCTGGGCGCTGACCCCCAGGCCCAGCAAGGGCTCTCTGGGCCCCCTCAGGCCATGGGCCCACATGGAGCCCAGGTCCCCTACTCAGgcatgcagcagcagctctccCCGCCAACCATGAACCCCACAATGCCCAAGACCAGCATGGAGGGGGCACCAGGAGCGCCCACCGGAGATGTTATACAG ACTCTGCAGTCCATCCCTGCTGAGAAGATCATGAAGAAGCCCATCCCCGATGAGCACCTGGTTCTGAAGACCACATTTGAGGGACTCATCCAGAAGTGCTTGGCTGTAGCTACCGACCCT CAAACCAAGAGAAAGCTTGATGATGCCAACAAACGTCTGGAAGCACTCTACGACAAACTTAGAGAGCAGACA CTCTCTCCCGCCATTGTTGGAGGACTTCATAACATGGCCAGGAGTGTCGAGGCGCGGTCCTACACAGAGGGCCTCAGCATCCACACCCACATAGTCAGTAACAGCAACTTCAGCGAGACGTCGGCGTTCATGCCCGTGCTCAAGGTGGTGCTGACGCAAGCCAACAAACTCGGCGTGTGA